A stretch of Malus sylvestris chromosome 11, drMalSylv7.2, whole genome shotgun sequence DNA encodes these proteins:
- the LOC126588982 gene encoding uncharacterized protein LOC126588982 produces MEKEGKTSKATESDFVLQWGNRKRLRCSKLKQDESLSNNNKSSDCLRKKKITSRAADKDSPASHPLPNRMDKSSTSPMNSRKLFVTSPEKEDRYYTTRGSLGLDENGKVLGLDNPGPARDDKGSRAWPRLFLSLSSKEKEEDFMAMKGCKLPQRPKKRAKLLQKSLLLVMPGVWLSDLCQERYEVREKKTSKKRPRGLKAMGGIDSESDRET; encoded by the exons ATGGAAAAGGAAGGGAAAACCTCTAAGGCCACAGAGTCAGACTTTGTGCTGCAATGGGGGAACAGAAAGAGGCTTAGATGTTCAAAGTTGAAGCAGGACGAAAGCTTgagcaacaacaacaaatcgTCGGActgtttgaggaagaagaaaatcacTTCTCGGGCCGCCGATAAAGACTCTCCGGCTTCTCATCCACTGCCCAATCGCATGGACAA GAGTTCAACTTCGCCAATGAATAGTAGGAAGCTATTTGTTACTTCACCTGAGAAGGAAGATCGGTACTACACAACAAGGGGTTCATTAGGGTTGGACGAGAACGGGAAGGTGTTAGGATTAGATAATCCTGGTCCTGCAAGGGATGACAAAGGAAGCCGTGCTTGGCCAAGGTTATTTCTATCATTGTCTAgtaaagaaaaggaagaggatTTCATGGCTATGAAAGGGTGTAAGCTACCTCAAAGGCCCAAGAAAAGAGCAAAATTGCTCCAGAAAAGCCTACTT TTGGTGATGCCCGGTGTATGGTTATCGGATTTGTGCCAGGAGCGGTATGAAGTCAGGGAGAAGAAGACTTCAAAGAAG AGACCCAGAGGATTGAAGGCCATGGGAGGTATCGATAGCGAATCAGACAGAGAGACGTGA